A window from Litoribacterium kuwaitense encodes these proteins:
- a CDS encoding methyl-accepting chemotaxis protein has protein sequence MNRTAMFRNMPIGWKYGIALASAVMLFALSSIVVYINMNDVEKEMNELRERSSLVSNIAQLNSLIQENNIQIADYITTPNAMITNQFAENNDSIYRLQQQIEPFIETAGEKEFFSTLVEKEQQINTLFLQSIVPYVQAGDMASALEARHEVRELRDEAVLAVSNLRMVVDNQQQLMVYNARAGMQEAIVVLVISLASSTILGPLLVWWVNRYVRRDLNNVVATAQHIAEGRLDVEKIAYEGKDEIGQLGQAITQMRRRLKEMLHQVQQVSDTVTTQSGEVTSSANEIREGSMQVAVTMQGLFEGSEHQASEATSISRTMSSFLEAIRDASEHGDQVEDASVRVHQMTENGQCLMKQSTKQMQAIEQMVQGAVHKVERLDKESQKISSLTETVESIARQTNLLALNAAIEAARAGEQGKGFVIVAEEVRSLSGQVAHAIEEMTQVIGSVQTETAEVVKALENGYREAKNGQRKIEETSMTFDTIESSVSEMTEHIQSITKRLSGMVEGSTVIKAKIDGMTQIADQSALAMEEASASVQQSSSSMETITSRAEQLAQQADGLNGLLRRFSV, from the coding sequence ATGAATCGTACCGCGATGTTTCGTAACATGCCAATTGGATGGAAATATGGGATTGCATTAGCATCTGCAGTTATGTTGTTTGCTCTATCTTCCATTGTTGTTTACATCAATATGAATGACGTGGAAAAAGAAATGAATGAGTTGCGTGAACGAAGCTCGCTCGTGTCAAATATTGCTCAACTTAATTCACTGATTCAAGAAAATAACATCCAAATAGCGGATTATATAACGACGCCAAATGCAATGATCACGAATCAGTTTGCTGAAAATAACGATAGTATTTATAGACTTCAACAACAGATAGAGCCTTTTATTGAAACCGCAGGAGAAAAGGAGTTTTTTAGTACGCTTGTTGAAAAAGAACAACAGATCAATACGCTTTTTTTACAATCGATCGTACCGTATGTACAAGCTGGGGATATGGCAAGTGCATTAGAAGCTCGTCATGAAGTGCGGGAGCTGAGGGACGAAGCCGTTCTTGCTGTATCCAATTTGCGTATGGTCGTCGATAATCAACAGCAATTAATGGTTTACAATGCGCGGGCCGGTATGCAAGAAGCCATCGTGGTGCTTGTCATTTCTTTAGCAAGTTCAACCATTCTTGGGCCTTTGCTTGTCTGGTGGGTGAATCGTTACGTGCGCAGAGACTTAAACAATGTGGTTGCAACAGCGCAGCACATTGCTGAGGGGCGGCTTGATGTTGAAAAAATCGCTTATGAAGGAAAGGATGAGATTGGTCAACTCGGGCAAGCCATTACGCAAATGCGACGTCGCTTAAAGGAAATGCTTCATCAAGTGCAGCAAGTGTCGGACACCGTAACAACACAAAGCGGAGAAGTGACCTCCTCAGCGAACGAAATCAGGGAAGGCAGCATGCAAGTTGCCGTAACGATGCAAGGACTGTTCGAAGGATCAGAGCATCAGGCAAGCGAAGCGACCTCAATCTCGCGTACGATGTCATCTTTTTTGGAAGCCATCCGTGATGCAAGCGAACACGGTGATCAAGTTGAAGACGCTTCAGTCCGTGTTCATCAGATGACAGAGAATGGTCAATGCCTCATGAAACAATCAACTAAGCAGATGCAAGCCATTGAACAAATGGTTCAAGGAGCTGTACATAAAGTAGAACGGCTAGATAAAGAGTCACAAAAGATTTCATCGTTGACGGAAACGGTTGAATCCATCGCTCGGCAAACGAATCTTTTAGCGTTGAATGCTGCGATTGAAGCGGCTCGTGCTGGTGAACAAGGGAAAGGATTTGTCATCGTAGCGGAAGAGGTCAGAAGTCTGTCTGGTCAAGTCGCTCATGCCATTGAAGAGATGACTCAGGTCATTGGTAGTGTGCAAACTGAAACTGCTGAGGTCGTCAAAGCCCTCGAAAACGGTTATCGTGAGGCGAAAAATGGACAAAGGAAAATTGAGGAAACAAGCATGACGTTTGATACGATTGAATCTTCTGTATCAGAGATGACTGAGCATATTCAAAGTATTACAAAGCGGTTATCCGGTATGGTCGAAGGCAGTACGGTCATCAAAGCAAAAATAGACGGGATGACACAGATTGCCGATCAGTCTGCTTTAGCGATGGAGGAGGCTTCAGCTTCCGTCCAACAAAGTTCTAGCTCGATGGAGACCATTACTTCAAGGGCAGAGCAACTTGCACAGCAAGCGGACGGTTTAAACGGGTTGCTACGTAGATTTTCAGTATAG
- a CDS encoding Gfo/Idh/MocA family protein, with the protein MKFATIGTNWITDAFIEAAQQTGKWELYAVHSRTAERARSFAETYGVDQWFTSVEELAATPDIDAVYIASPNALHQEQVLTCIQHQKHVIVEKPCFQTLDEFDAVHEAAKAQGVYVFEAARHIHEPEHQLIHKQLSRVGDLHGAVLVYAKYSSRYNQVLQGEEPNIFSLQYGGGSLVDLGIYPLYTAVSLFGVPKKASYSPTIIQTGADGGGPIVLTYDNFAVTILQSKISTSSLHNEILGANGTLSFDAVADIQSVQFRDNQTGEVETLANHNDGLGMGHEATAFARVIAENDVDMYKSWTTLSRQVLALLCELRHQNGLYFAAETAPEQDAHS; encoded by the coding sequence GTGAAATTTGCTACCATTGGTACCAATTGGATTACAGACGCATTTATTGAAGCAGCGCAGCAAACCGGCAAATGGGAGCTGTACGCCGTCCACTCACGCACGGCAGAACGAGCACGATCGTTTGCAGAAACCTACGGCGTTGACCAATGGTTTACGTCGGTCGAAGAGCTTGCTGCAACGCCGGACATTGACGCAGTGTACATTGCCTCGCCAAACGCACTGCATCAAGAACAGGTGCTGACATGCATTCAACATCAAAAGCATGTCATCGTCGAAAAGCCTTGTTTTCAAACGCTTGATGAATTCGATGCCGTCCATGAAGCAGCCAAAGCGCAAGGCGTCTACGTCTTCGAAGCAGCCCGCCATATTCATGAACCAGAACATCAACTCATTCACAAACAGCTTTCTCGTGTCGGTGACCTGCACGGGGCTGTACTTGTGTATGCCAAGTATTCATCACGTTACAATCAAGTGCTTCAAGGGGAGGAGCCAAATATTTTTTCTTTACAGTATGGAGGCGGGTCCCTTGTTGACCTCGGCATTTATCCACTGTACACCGCAGTCTCTCTCTTCGGCGTGCCGAAAAAAGCGAGCTACAGCCCAACCATCATCCAAACAGGGGCTGACGGCGGCGGACCCATTGTTTTAACGTACGACAATTTTGCTGTAACCATTTTACAATCTAAAATTAGCACGTCCTCTTTACACAATGAAATTCTCGGAGCAAATGGAACACTATCGTTTGATGCTGTAGCCGATATCCAATCCGTCCAATTCCGCGATAACCAAACTGGAGAGGTCGAGACGCTCGCAAACCATAATGACGGACTTGGCATGGGCCACGAAGCCACTGCCTTTGCCCGCGTCATTGCAGAAAACGACGTGGATATGTACAAAAGCTGGACAACCTTAAGCCGACAAGTCCTTGCACTGCTTTGCGAATTGCGTCATCAAAATGGGCTTTATTTTGCCGCAGAAACCGCTCCCGAACAAGACGCCCATTCGTAA
- a CDS encoding RNA polymerase sigma factor, protein MKNTPVRQTLVSAVHQYKEDMYRLAFSYVKNQADALDVVQSSIEKALKSVQRLQQIEAMKSWLLTIVVRTSLDILRKQTKVTVLEEEAFTSYGREDRYPDLDLIEAIDALPIKYRSIIILRFFEDFKIHEIAHMLEENENTVKSRLYKALKLLRVSLSEEDIGQ, encoded by the coding sequence ATGAAGAACACCCCTGTCCGACAGACACTTGTGTCAGCGGTACATCAGTATAAAGAAGATATGTACCGGCTTGCCTTCAGCTACGTGAAAAATCAAGCCGACGCATTGGACGTCGTCCAGTCATCGATTGAAAAAGCGCTAAAATCTGTACAAAGGCTGCAACAAATCGAAGCAATGAAAAGCTGGCTCCTTACGATTGTCGTAAGGACGTCACTCGACATTTTACGAAAACAGACCAAAGTGACTGTGTTGGAGGAAGAAGCGTTCACTTCTTATGGCCGTGAAGATCGTTATCCCGATCTTGATCTTATTGAAGCCATAGATGCATTACCGATAAAATATCGAAGCATTATCATTTTGCGCTTCTTTGAGGACTTTAAAATTCACGAAATCGCTCATATGCTCGAGGAAAATGAAAATACCGTGAAATCGCGCTTATACAAGGCATTGAAGCTTCTCCGCGTTTCACTTTCAGAGGAGGATATTGGACAATGA
- a CDS encoding RsiV family protein: MTDPFRKARNTYKNTPIPKELDRLVDQALQTSPRKRRWPQRSLVGIAAAAAIFAGTVNMSPTVAEAMAKWPVIGDVVKTITFAEVEMEEKKASFQATSPDIQGGDSALAAQLNEQYIEENKQLYNEFMSELDTLEKNETAHLAVDSGYNIVTDTPQILSIHRYVVEMRGSSAQTNQYDTIDKENEMLITLPSLFTDHSYIEAISESIKQQMKAQMAADENKTYWLEDDDMTEPFQQIDDDHTFYITESHQLVIVFDDYEVAPGYMGSVEFTIPTEAIDHLLVSNAYIR, from the coding sequence ATGACTGACCCATTCCGCAAAGCTAGAAACACGTATAAAAATACACCGATCCCAAAGGAACTGGATCGCTTGGTCGACCAAGCTTTACAAACATCACCACGAAAAAGGCGTTGGCCGCAGCGATCGCTAGTCGGTATTGCCGCAGCAGCCGCCATTTTCGCCGGCACCGTCAACATGAGCCCGACCGTCGCTGAAGCGATGGCAAAATGGCCAGTGATTGGCGACGTCGTCAAAACCATTACGTTCGCTGAGGTTGAGATGGAAGAAAAAAAAGCGAGCTTCCAAGCCACTTCTCCGGATATCCAGGGAGGCGACTCTGCACTTGCTGCGCAGCTCAATGAACAGTACATTGAGGAAAACAAACAGCTCTACAACGAATTTATGAGTGAGCTTGACACCCTTGAGAAAAACGAGACTGCCCATCTTGCCGTCGATAGTGGATACAATATTGTCACCGACACACCGCAGATCCTGTCCATCCATCGCTATGTCGTAGAAATGCGCGGTTCTAGTGCGCAAACAAACCAATACGATACGATCGACAAAGAAAATGAAATGTTGATCACCCTGCCAAGCCTGTTCACTGATCACTCATACATTGAGGCGATTAGCGAAAGTATTAAACAGCAAATGAAAGCACAAATGGCAGCCGATGAAAATAAAACATACTGGCTTGAAGACGATGACATGACTGAGCCCTTCCAACAGATTGACGACGACCACACCTTTTATATTACAGAAAGCCATCAATTGGTCATTGTCTTTGACGACTACGAAGTCGCACCCGGTTATATGGGCAGTGTAGAATTTACCATTCCTACTGAGGCAATTGACCACTTACTTGTCAGCAATGCGTATATTCGTTAG
- the bioB gene encoding biotin synthase BioB, with the protein MTRDLQPLARQVINGYELTRAEARMILDYPDDDILPLLHSAYTIRKHYYGNKVKLNLIINTKSGACPENCGYCAQSRDSTHPIQKYRMMDKDTIVQGAEKAHQLNSGTYCIVASGRGPTERELANVTSAVKEIKEKYPLKICACLGILKPSQAERLKEAGVDRYNHNINTSENHHDQITTSHTYQDRVSTVHKAKEAGISPCSGVIVGMRETKQDVIDMAVALKALDADSIPVNFLHAMEGTLLEGTDELHPLYCLKVLCLFRFINPTKEIRISGGREVNLRSLQPLGLYPANSIFIGDYLTTAGQEGTKDHQMLKDLGFEIDYEKSEFPV; encoded by the coding sequence ATGACCCGTGATCTTCAACCATTGGCGCGACAAGTCATCAACGGCTATGAACTAACACGAGCAGAAGCACGAATGATCTTAGATTATCCCGACGACGACATTCTCCCTTTGCTCCATAGCGCTTATACGATTCGGAAGCATTATTACGGTAACAAGGTTAAATTAAATCTGATTATCAATACGAAGTCAGGGGCTTGTCCAGAAAACTGCGGCTATTGTGCCCAGTCACGCGATTCAACTCATCCGATTCAAAAGTACCGCATGATGGACAAGGACACGATTGTTCAAGGGGCTGAAAAAGCGCATCAGCTGAACTCAGGTACATATTGTATTGTTGCTAGCGGACGCGGTCCGACCGAACGTGAATTAGCAAATGTGACGAGTGCCGTCAAAGAGATTAAAGAAAAATACCCGTTAAAGATTTGTGCTTGCCTCGGTATTTTAAAGCCAAGTCAAGCGGAGCGGCTGAAAGAAGCAGGTGTCGACCGTTATAATCATAATATTAATACGTCAGAAAATCATCACGACCAAATTACGACCAGTCATACGTACCAAGACCGCGTCTCGACAGTCCATAAAGCGAAAGAAGCAGGCATCTCGCCTTGCTCAGGTGTCATTGTCGGCATGAGAGAAACGAAACAAGACGTCATCGACATGGCAGTTGCTTTAAAAGCACTAGACGCCGATTCAATTCCCGTCAATTTTCTTCATGCAATGGAAGGGACGTTGTTAGAAGGTACTGACGAACTTCATCCACTCTATTGTCTCAAAGTACTGTGCTTGTTCCGCTTCATTAACCCGACGAAGGAAATCCGCATCTCCGGCGGACGAGAAGTCAACTTGCGAAGCTTACAGCCACTTGGCTTATATCCTGCCAATTCCATTTTTATCGGCGATTATTTAACAACAGCCGGACAAGAAGGCACGAAGGATCATCAGATGTTAAAGGACCTCGGCTTTGAGATCGATTATGAAAAAAGTGAATTCCCCGTGTGA
- a CDS encoding bifunctional transcriptional activator/DNA repair enzyme AdaA has product MLSAEQKKEFYEALLRKDTAYEGIFFVGVKTTGVFCRPSCPARKPKSENCEFFRTAQEALLASFRPCKRCQPLSHPSHVSPLVRKLVEAIEQQPEKRWSNRDLDDLDIDASTARRQFQKRFGMTFVEYARARRMGLAMKNIRAGASVLDAQLTTGYESGSGFRDAFSRIMGEPPARAGQSTTVLKTAWLDTPLGPMITMADEDVLWLLEFVDRRGLEREIERLRQKYHAMIVPGTSAPIESIEKELQAYYSGTLTNFETPIRFCGSPFQTSVWQALQAIPHGETRSYAELAQAVGRPTATRAVANANGANQLAIIVPCHRVIRSNGDLGGYAGGLSRKQWLIDHEKMGMPNDQ; this is encoded by the coding sequence ATGCTCTCAGCAGAACAAAAAAAGGAATTTTACGAAGCACTTCTTAGAAAAGACACGGCATACGAAGGCATCTTTTTCGTTGGGGTGAAAACGACAGGTGTGTTTTGTCGCCCCTCCTGCCCAGCACGAAAACCGAAAAGCGAGAACTGCGAGTTTTTCCGCACGGCTCAGGAAGCGCTCCTCGCCTCCTTTCGCCCGTGCAAGCGATGCCAGCCACTGTCACACCCAAGTCACGTATCGCCACTCGTTCGCAAGCTTGTGGAAGCCATTGAACAACAGCCAGAAAAGCGTTGGAGCAATCGAGATTTAGACGACCTCGATATCGACGCCTCGACCGCACGCCGCCAGTTTCAAAAACGCTTCGGTATGACTTTCGTTGAATACGCGCGCGCGCGACGAATGGGACTGGCCATGAAAAACATTCGTGCAGGCGCTTCCGTGCTTGATGCGCAACTTACGACCGGCTATGAATCAGGCAGCGGATTCAGAGATGCATTTTCACGCATTATGGGCGAACCACCTGCCCGTGCCGGTCAATCCACAACCGTCCTAAAGACCGCATGGCTGGATACACCACTCGGTCCAATGATTACAATGGCCGACGAAGACGTCCTCTGGCTCTTAGAGTTCGTCGATCGTCGTGGACTTGAGCGGGAAATAGAACGCCTGCGGCAAAAGTATCATGCCATGATTGTCCCCGGAACGAGCGCACCCATTGAGTCTATTGAAAAAGAATTACAAGCCTATTACTCTGGAACGTTGACAAACTTCGAGACCCCGATTCGCTTCTGCGGCTCCCCATTTCAAACGAGCGTCTGGCAAGCACTCCAAGCCATTCCGCACGGAGAGACACGCTCTTATGCCGAGCTCGCCCAAGCCGTCGGTCGTCCAACAGCAACACGTGCCGTAGCGAACGCAAACGGCGCCAACCAACTGGCCATTATCGTCCCATGTCATCGCGTGATCCGCTCCAACGGCGATCTCGGCGGTTATGCTGGCGGGCTTTCCCGGAAGCAATGGCTTATTGACCATGAAAAAATGGGCATGCCTAATGATCAATAA
- a CDS encoding GNAT family N-acetyltransferase codes for MDIFKLENTEEPLPMELLLQADPSPLLVEEYVSRGKCHVAIEDGAIIGVYVLISTRPDTVELVNVSVDEKWQGQGIGKRLVLHAVEESRRLGYQTIEVGTGNSSVGQLALYQKCGFRMTWIDRDFFLRHYDEPIYENGIQVVDMVRLSQDL; via the coding sequence TTGGACATTTTCAAGCTTGAGAACACAGAAGAACCTCTCCCGATGGAGCTCCTCTTGCAAGCAGACCCATCCCCATTGCTTGTGGAGGAATACGTGTCACGTGGGAAATGCCATGTGGCGATCGAGGATGGTGCGATCATCGGCGTTTACGTGTTGATTTCGACGCGTCCAGACACTGTGGAGCTTGTCAATGTGTCGGTAGATGAGAAGTGGCAAGGACAAGGGATCGGAAAACGACTTGTACTGCATGCGGTGGAGGAATCGCGACGTTTAGGTTATCAAACCATTGAGGTCGGGACGGGAAATTCAAGCGTTGGTCAGTTGGCGCTCTACCAGAAATGCGGTTTTCGGATGACGTGGATTGATCGTGATTTTTTCTTGCGTCATTACGATGAGCCGATCTATGAAAATGGCATACAGGTTGTTGATATGGTGCGGCTGTCACAGGATTTATAA
- a CDS encoding carbohydrate ABC transporter permease: MVTPFLWMISTSFKSFAESMQVPPTIFPNEFQLDNYARVFQQFDFLQYFMNTLIVTVGRTVGQLILCSMAAYAFARLYFPFKNVIFVAILSVLMVPSQIVMIPTFVIMREFGWIDTFAALIVPGIFSAFGVFLLRQFFMAIPRELDEAAKIDGCSYPGIFWRIILPLSRPALVALAIFTVLASWNDFLWPLIVTSSDSMRVLSIGIANFQGQYATEYPLLMAGALLATLPMILIFVFLQRYFIAGIALSGLKG; this comes from the coding sequence ATGGTCACGCCGTTCCTCTGGATGATCAGCACGTCATTTAAAAGCTTTGCTGAATCCATGCAGGTGCCGCCGACCATTTTTCCGAATGAATTTCAACTTGATAACTACGCACGAGTTTTCCAGCAATTCGACTTTCTGCAATATTTTATGAACACGTTAATTGTGACCGTCGGGCGTACTGTTGGACAGCTAATCCTCTGTTCGATGGCTGCATACGCCTTTGCCCGCCTCTATTTTCCGTTTAAAAATGTCATTTTCGTCGCCATTCTATCGGTTTTAATGGTGCCTTCACAAATTGTGATGATTCCAACCTTTGTCATCATGAGAGAATTTGGTTGGATTGACACGTTTGCCGCATTAATCGTTCCTGGCATCTTTAGTGCTTTCGGCGTCTTCTTACTTCGTCAATTCTTTATGGCCATTCCGCGTGAGCTTGACGAGGCTGCGAAAATTGATGGTTGCTCTTACCCTGGGATTTTTTGGAGGATTATCTTGCCATTATCACGACCAGCGCTTGTCGCTTTAGCGATCTTTACGGTTCTTGCCTCATGGAATGACTTCCTCTGGCCGTTGATCGTCACATCGTCCGATAGCATGCGCGTTCTGTCGATTGGAATCGCAAACTTCCAAGGTCAATATGCGACGGAGTATCCATTGCTTATGGCAGGTGCCTTACTTGCCACGCTGCCAATGATCCTCATCTTCGTTTTCCTGCAACGTTATTTTATTGCTGGAATTGCTTTAAGCGGGTTGAAGGGGTAA